A single window of Nicotiana sylvestris chromosome 5, ASM39365v2, whole genome shotgun sequence DNA harbors:
- the LOC138869549 gene encoding uncharacterized protein — translation MGSLARVKAEKRQLTREIHQVACMGVRLVDSSNGGIALQNTTKSSLIAEVKERQYDDPELVKLREQVPQQKKPFLELKGVEVLRYNGRLCVPDIAGLRDMIMLEAHYSWYSIHPRSTKMYHDVKEVYWWNDMKKNIAEFVVQCPNCQ, via the coding sequence atgggtagcttagcacgTGTGAAGGCCGAAAAAAGGCAATTAACTAGAGAGATTCATCAAGTGGCTTGTATGGGGGTTCGGTTAGTAGACTCTAGTAATGGTGGAATTGCACTCCAGAATACtacaaaatcatctctcatagctgaagtaaaggagaggcagtatgatgacccaGAGTTGGTAAAGTTGAGAGAGCAAGTTCCGCAGCAGAAGAAACCGTTTTTAGAACTCAAGGGAGTCGAGGTTCTTAGATACAATGGTCGTTTGTGTGTTCCAGATATAGCAGGTCTACGAGATATGATTATGTTAGAGGCACATTATTCGTGGTACTCCATTCACCCTAGgtcaacaaagatgtatcatgacgtTAAGGAGGTGTactggtggaacgatatgaaaaAGAACATTGCTGAGTTTGTCGTTCAGTGCCCTAATTGCCAGTAG